The following proteins are encoded in a genomic region of Desulfosoma sp.:
- a CDS encoding type IV pilin protein: MSMRQNEGFTLVELMVTVAVVAVLAAVAVPAYVNHVRRSQQAQAVEALLRARLEMEAYWADHHQYPDRLQLLPSFESATQGKYILQLQIFADAQRYRIEAVRPDLGDKLHIADNETTPVVDTPKALGWSLFHWIFD; the protein is encoded by the coding sequence ATGTCGATGCGGCAGAACGAGGGTTTCACTTTGGTGGAACTGATGGTCACGGTGGCCGTTGTGGCTGTTTTGGCTGCCGTGGCTGTGCCGGCTTATGTGAACCATGTGAGGCGCTCGCAGCAGGCGCAGGCGGTGGAGGCTCTTTTGCGGGCGCGCCTGGAGATGGAGGCGTATTGGGCCGATCATCATCAATATCCGGACAGGTTGCAGCTTCTTCCATCTTTCGAAAGCGCGACTCAAGGGAAATACATCCTGCAGCTGCAAATCTTTGCTGACGCTCAGCGTTATCGTATCGAGGCCGTGCGGCCTGACCTAGGGGACAAGCTTCATATCGCCGATAACGAAACAACCCCGGTGGTGGATACTCCGAAGGCCCTGGGCTGGTCTCTTTTTCACTGGATTTTTGACTGA
- a CDS encoding GspH/FimT family pseudopilin, whose amino-acid sequence MAGKGCGAATCHRGMTLVELMVVLGLIAFLMALLSIRIHSASYRLKSAVFSLRSILQQARLEAVRCNKNVYLDFDADDNGVLDNVVLWVCMDSGSGSPSFQKDRDIVLVSKALLRPPGSLSHRPTLGAAPPSVGGPTTGAPREGGTIPEDGVSFSGNRINFNPDGTSSSGSVYMHVPKNPEAGTYALVMNNSGRAYLRFFPKGGPAWEDR is encoded by the coding sequence GTGGCTGGAAAAGGGTGCGGCGCCGCAACATGCCATCGAGGGATGACCCTGGTGGAACTTATGGTCGTCCTCGGCCTCATCGCCTTCCTCATGGCTCTTCTATCGATCCGCATTCATAGCGCTTCTTACCGGCTGAAATCGGCCGTTTTCAGTCTTCGCTCCATCCTGCAGCAAGCGCGCCTGGAAGCCGTGAGATGCAATAAAAATGTCTACCTGGATTTCGATGCCGACGACAACGGCGTGTTAGACAATGTCGTTCTATGGGTCTGTATGGATTCGGGATCGGGATCTCCTTCCTTTCAAAAGGATCGAGACATCGTTCTGGTTTCAAAAGCTCTTCTGAGGCCACCAGGATCCTTGAGCCACCGCCCGACCTTGGGAGCGGCACCGCCTTCTGTGGGAGGTCCCACCACGGGAGCGCCTCGAGAAGGGGGAACCATTCCCGAAGACGGTGTCAGTTTTTCCGGAAACCGCATCAATTTCAACCCTGACGGCACGTCCTCGTCGGGATCCGTCTATATGCATGTACCCAAAAATCCCGAGGCGGGAACCTATGCTCTTGTGATGAATAACAGCGGCAGGGCTTATTTGAGATTTTTCCCCAAAGGAGGCCCGGCCTGGGAAGACCGATAA
- a CDS encoding PilW family protein: MAWKEWVSLEAHRQKIVSDERGQSPRLQGMTLVELLVAVTVTSVVLVFIYGGFSAHRRLYGQEQQILELQQNLRLALDMVVQVVHQAGYWRCVEARAVRIGAQGVKSTLKSSEGLFHTQAVMGFNNVTATTDPFVDKQTREGTDILGYSLIDPAFDGPLAHDQVLPRDPLRLVKNKATGSLKKGQIVFLTDCRQSALFQITNVFTDGDTLLQHDPDVLSPGNTTRCLRCDDGGTTCVGDVECSAAGTGFRRGISWLHPVKVGFFRVSKSGDFQWIEGGPDTTGNYVFSTPRTLAENVEDFQVEWGVDSSPVPDGLVDAWVSADAIPETFSGSGLRDWERVHAVRCHILGRTRRPFKGYTDTTVYAFADRKASGAASDAYRRLHMMKTIGIRNAMP, encoded by the coding sequence ATGGCCTGGAAAGAGTGGGTCTCACTGGAAGCACATCGGCAAAAGATAGTGTCCGATGAAAGAGGACAAAGTCCCAGGCTGCAAGGTATGACCTTGGTAGAGCTTTTGGTGGCCGTGACGGTGACTTCTGTGGTGCTTGTTTTCATCTACGGCGGTTTTTCGGCGCACCGGAGACTTTACGGTCAGGAACAGCAGATCCTGGAGCTGCAGCAAAACCTACGACTTGCGCTGGATATGGTCGTTCAGGTGGTGCACCAGGCAGGGTACTGGAGGTGTGTGGAGGCTCGAGCTGTTCGCATAGGTGCGCAAGGCGTGAAAAGCACACTCAAAAGTTCCGAGGGCCTATTTCACACCCAGGCGGTTATGGGATTCAACAACGTCACCGCTACCACAGATCCTTTCGTTGATAAACAGACTCGAGAAGGTACCGATATATTGGGATACAGCCTGATCGACCCCGCCTTTGACGGACCGCTCGCTCATGACCAAGTCCTTCCTAGAGACCCGCTTCGGCTAGTCAAGAACAAGGCGACCGGAAGCCTCAAAAAAGGCCAGATCGTCTTCTTGACTGATTGTCGCCAAAGTGCTCTTTTTCAGATCACTAACGTCTTTACCGACGGGGATACCCTGTTACAGCATGATCCCGACGTCTTGAGTCCCGGAAATACCACACGGTGTCTTCGATGTGATGACGGAGGCACCACATGCGTCGGCGACGTCGAGTGTTCGGCAGCGGGAACCGGCTTTCGAAGAGGTATTTCGTGGCTGCATCCCGTGAAGGTGGGTTTTTTTCGAGTGAGCAAATCGGGTGACTTCCAGTGGATTGAAGGAGGTCCTGATACCACGGGGAACTATGTCTTTTCCACCCCACGAACCCTTGCTGAAAACGTGGAAGATTTTCAGGTGGAATGGGGCGTGGATTCCAGCCCCGTGCCGGACGGTTTGGTGGATGCGTGGGTTTCGGCCGATGCCATACCAGAGACGTTTTCGGGAAGCGGCCTGCGGGATTGGGAGAGAGTCCATGCCGTTCGGTGTCACATTCTCGGGCGAACCCGAAGACCCTTTAAAGGCTACACGGATACAACCGTTTATGCTTTTGCGGATCGAAAGGCTTCCGGGGCGGCCTCGGACGCCTATCGTCGTCTGCACATGATGAAAACCATAGGAATTCGCAATGCCATGCC